One stretch of Leishmania infantum JPCM5 genome chromosome 24 DNA includes these proteins:
- a CDS encoding putative pyruvate dehydrogenase (lipoamide) kinase, translating to MSRPCLLLLGIDVVFAHISGSCINHVGRADLVMLRRGFCRSIPLLGPTFTELVERLDSFEKEFIEWKAFRKAVESTSPKVTEAAKEIIAESMKEVKTSKVNLENPLTPEEFTELNQFYAKQKVKDIFFENLLYINTPNDLMQHSETVFRQYLVRIARRVRHLNHAPYGLSQMPGIQMLKKWYQWSFHDVRSTPVPTTRDECYRCDRMVRRVFLRHYNVSSLITDGMVEFASREGWTHVDEEVMRTYDELQNFFEAFCLGRVRLRFLVGNYMYLSTKILGVSKEEYAVNDPDGLTVPIFFDHNAEDFVGQICKKCSLLVLTKCAIKEAQASYDAEIELKLAGDPNLVFVGIPYITYDIICAMLEDAVSANVDRQERTGKACTKIEVTLAQWPTNKRFVLRISDTAGGMTLRQASKQLSCWSLYRNIQGHNQDTISTWTSSPIRLPYAYNAARVIGGNITLASIEGYGTDRQLYLPSTGLAGVSL from the coding sequence ATGTCTCGACCCTGTTTACTTCTACTTGGTATTGACGTTGTCTTTGCTCACATTTCGGGTAGCTGCATCAATCACGTAGGGAGAGCAGATTTAGTGATGCTTCGTCGAGGCTTTTGCCGCAGTATCCCGCTCTTGGGACCTACCTTCACAGAGCTTGTGGAGCGGCTGGACTCCTTTGAGAAGGAGTTCATCGAGTGGAAGGCGTTTCGCAAAGCGGTCGAGTCAACGTCGCCGAAGGTCACTGAAGCGGCGAAAGAGATTATCGCGGAGAGCATGAAGGAGGTGAAGACGAGCAAGGTCAACTTAGAAAATCCGCTGACGCCTGAAGAGTTCACGGAGTTGAACCAGTTTTACGCCAAGCAGAAGGTGAAGGATATATTCTTCGAGAACTTGCTCTATATCAACACACCGAATGATTTGATGCAGCATTCGGAGACCGTTTTTCGACAGTACCTTGTGCGCATTGCCCGCCGGGTACGCCACTTGAACCATGCACCGTACGGCCTTTCACAAATGCCGGGGATCCAAATGCTGAAGAAGTGGTACCAGTGGAGCTTTCACGACGTTCGCAGCACTCCAGTTCCAACGACCCGAGACGAATGCTACCGGTGCGACCGCATGGTGCGCCGCGTTTTCCTCCGCCACTACAACGTGAGCTCTCTCATCACCGATGGTATGGTGGAGTTTGCCAGCCGCGAGGGATGGACGCATGTAGACGAAGAGGTGATGCGCACATATGATGAGCTGCAGAACTTTTTCGAAGCATTTTGCCTGGGTCGCGTCCGACTTCGCTTTTTGGTAGGCAATTATATGTACCTTTCAACCAAAATCCTCGGTGTCTCGAAGGAGGAGTACGCCGTGAATGATCCAGACGGGCTCACAGTGCCAATTTTTTTCGATCATAATGCGGAAGACTTTGTTGGGCAGATATGCAAGAAATGCTCTCTGCTGGTGCTCACAAAGTGCGCGATCAAAGAAGCACAGGCGAGTTATGATGCGGAGATCGAGCTAAAACTGGCGGGGGATCCTAATTTGGTCTTTGTTGGGATACCGTATATCACGTACGACATCATTTGCGCGATGCTCGAGGACGCCGTGTCTGCCAACGTAGATCGCCAGGAGCGGACAGGCAAGGCGTGCACAAAAATCGAAGTCACGCTTGCGCAGTGGCCGACAAACAAGCGCTTTGTTCTGCGTATATCGGATACGGCGGGCGGGATGACTTTACGCCAGGCTTCGAAGCAGCTGTCCTGCTGGTCTCTTTACAGAAACATCCAGGGTCATAATCAGGATACGATTTCGACGTGGACCTCGAGTCCGATTCGGCTACCTTATGCGTATAACGCCGCTCGCGTGATTGGTGGGAACATCACCCTGGCGTCCATTGAAGGCTACGGGACGGATCGGCAGCTTTATCTGCCGTCCACAGGACTTGCTGGTGTGTCTCTGTGA
- a CDS encoding glycosomal membrane like protein — translation MSVVGTLSTYMAATDSRDKMIKGAGCFFKMMGALYGNPNFMKTGAAMSDARCLIRMLSWLSNVQKISDAMEKRIVQPRDVLFVLRVLFDGIFSLLDNIVFAGRFFNPNSPSLSQLSYVSRAALFYGYAVAVVLDIYDLVRDPTMPKRGDRCLVLTRNACDMVSAIGNVCTVDIGGANVAGLGLISAIIATREQLLAAAAKSGGNTIGAIPARAAAQQPKK, via the coding sequence ATGTCCGTTGTCGGCACTCTTAGCACGTACATGGCCGCGACCGACTCACGCGACAAGATGATCAAGGGTGCCGGGTGCTTCTTCAAGATGATGGGCGCCCTTTACGGCAACCCCAACTTCATGAAGACAGGCGCGGCCATGTCCGATGCACGCTGCTTGATACGCATGCTGTCGTGGCTCAGTAACGTGCAGAAGATCAGTGACGCAATGGAGAAGCGCATTGTACAGCCGCGCGACGTTCTGTTTGTGCTGCGGGTGCTGTTCGACGGCATCTTCAGCCTCCTCGACAACATCGTGTTCGCCGGGCGCTTCTTCAACCCCAATTCGCCAAGCCTGTCACAGCTGTCATATGTCTCGCGTGCAGCCCTCTTCTACGGCTATGCCGTGGCTGTAGTGCTCGACATTTATGACCTCGTGCGGGATCCGACAATGCCGAAGCGCGGTGACCGCTGCCTGGTGCTGACGCGCAACGCCTGCGATATGGTTTCAGCCATCGGCAATGTGTGCACTGTGGACATCGGTGGGGCCAATGTCGCTGGACTGGGTCTCATCAGCGCCATTATCGCGACCCGTGAGCAGCTcctggcggcggccgccaaaTCTGGTGGCAACACCATCGGCGCTATCCCAGCGagggcggctgcgcagcagccaaaGAAGTGA
- a CDS encoding ankyrin/TPR repeat protein: protein MDNGARIAEDVEKFLRAARSRDTADCSRMLKEKPELVNCVEAGGYAALHFAAFNGDAEMVRLLLEYKADLNIENMDGNTPLVMGVKGRQLECIRMLANAGADVNKESHSGSTAAHYAASMGYLDCLRLLVELGAKTIYGESEAGTLLHWACHSGDVNCIGTVIYEFKVPINAVDKHGGTALFTAIFMKKLEAVEFLVEHGAAVNIAIANDGSTPLHIAVEHADSECVRLLCSCGADASAKNGEGKTPLDLAKAANNTNAAKELEKAQVPQEKRADEAARFKNQGNKVFQQGENVKAAKFYTLSIHLDPTNHVYYSNRAACYFNQHFYTGAYWDALRCIALDPSWPKGFLRKAATELALKKYSDALTTASQGLKLDPTNKDLQQVKDEAFKMLKK from the coding sequence ATGGACAACGGAGCTCGCATTGCCGAGGATGTGGAGAAGTTTCTTCGCGCTGCGCGCTCGCGCGACACAGCAGATTGCAGCCGAATGCTGAAGGAAAAGCCAGAGCTCGTGAACTGCGTCGAGGCTGGCGGCTACGCTGCCCTCCACTTTGCCGCCTTCAACGGTGATGCCGAGATGGTTCGCCTTCTACTAGAGTACAAGGCGGATCTGAACATCGAGAACATGGACGGTAACACGCCTCTTGTCATGGGTGTAAAGGGGCGACAGCTGGAGTGCATTCGCATGCTGGCAAACGCGGGTGCCGATGTAAACAAGGAGTCCCACTCAGGAAGCACGGCTGCGCACTACGCCGCATCTATGGGATACCTGGACTGCCTCCGCCTTCTGGTGGAGCTGGGGGCCAAGACGATCTACGGGGAGAGCGAAGCGGGCACTCTGCTTCATTGGGCGTGCCACTCCGGTGACGTCAACTGTATCGGTACCGTCATTTACGAGTTTAAAGTGCCAATCAACGCAGTGGACAagcacggcggcacggcTCTGTTCACGGCCATTTTCATGAAGAAACTGGAGGCTGTGGAGTTCCTAGTTGAGCATGGCGCGGCGGTCAACATCGCCATTGCCAACGACggcagcacgccgctgcACATTGCTGTAGAGCATGCAGACTCGGAGTGTGTCCGCctgctgtgcagctgcggcgccgacgctAGCGCCAAGAACGGAGAGGGCAAGACGCCGCTGGACTTGGCGAAGGCCGCCAACAACACTAATGCGGCCAAGGAGCTCGAGAAGGCGCAGGTACCACAGGAGAAGCGGGCTGATGAGGCAGCGCGGTTCAAGAACCAGGGCAACAAGGTATTCCAGCAGGGCGAGAACGTGAAGGCTGCAAAGTTCTACACCCTGTCCATTCACCTCGACCCAACCAACCACGTCTACTACAGCAACCGCGCCGCCTGCTACTTCAACCAGCACTTCTACACAGGAGCTTACTGGGATGCTCTGCGCTGTATCGCACTCGACCCGTCGTGGCCAAAGGGCTTCCTGCGCAAAGCCGCCACTGAGCTTGCGCTGAAGAAATACAGCGACGCACTCACCACCGCCTCACAGGGCCTGAAACTCGACCCCACGAACAAGGACCTCCAGCAAGTGAAGGACGAGGCGTTCAAGATGCTGAAAAAGTGA
- a CDS encoding G-protein (beta)-like protein has product MKITINIELAHSELYKAAHLQQTVSELDPNAVVRFKTDTSFLAQRIKDAVKAKQYDTIVSELAHRLSYPASFADSLEVMCSMAFFSKGRVDSGESVAPFVEVLTRLPEEAKAHAREAIVQRAMAFLSKPRRLDCSRAPLIGYAETLAMMTRRELLSVRSVVGTLVQMIENDTTRTAGMTCLGKLMEVAYEAVRNCDTATLSALRGAVRLAQMNDTFLYDVEYIMEAFGWSPYKPALSLRRSSCHHEFPILSLAYCGGANHREVVVSSSSDGTIGTWDGVGVLLQNVLLSRHYASCLDLTNRGHTLIVGAVGRYTNTPPAVIFYNEDGNRKAQWQECGGTEPDDANFISSLKCLKDSSGSRYCVGVQTSNANSLMIFDGQHVTQRYFDHTDIITAIHVPSDRENLVITGSRDCSTLIYDLRDPRNVSAATHHTNTVSCITSCDNSLFTAGLDKRVVVEDFRMLRSPNVQRDMESAVLSMSVSNSLQCAVATLTGVYLINFSSNTSVPTSSRSDCGGSASRYNAVCWNNAGTILFGGGEAHTLDLFAPAYELNSFEV; this is encoded by the coding sequence ATGAAAATCACGATCAATATTGAACTCGCGCACTCGGAGCTGTACAAGGCGGCACATCTTCAGCAGACAGTGTCCGAGCTAGACCCGAATGCCGTGGTGCGATTCAAGACGGATACGAGCTTCCTAGCACAGCGCATCAAGGAtgcggtgaaggcgaagcAGTACGACACAATAGTGAGCGAACTGGCCCACCGTCTCTCATATCCTGCTTCCTTTGCGGATAGCCTAGAGGTGATGTGCTCGATGGCGTTCTTCAGCAAGGGCCGCGTAGACAGCGGCGAGAGCGTTGCTCCATTTGTAGAGGTGCTTACTCGTCTGCctgaggaggcgaaggcgcacGCAAGGGAGGCGATCGTGCAGCGTGCAATGGCGTTTCTGTCGAAGCCACGGCGCCTGGACTGTAGCCGTGCACCCTTAATTGGCTATGCGGAGACCTTGGCCATGATGACGCGAAGGGAGCTGCTAAGCGTCCGTAGTGTCGTTGGGACTTTGGTGCAAATGATCGAGAACGACACGACTCGGACTGCTGGCATGACATGCCTAGGCAAATTAATGGAGGTCGCGTACGAGGCTGTCCGGAACTGCGACACTGCGACGCTGAGTGCTTTGCGAGGCGCGGTCCGCCTCGCGCAGATGAACGATACATTCCTGTACGACGTGGAGTACATTATGGAGGCATTTGGATGGTCGCCGTACAAGCCGGCGCTGAGCCTGCGTCGCTCCAGCTGCCATCACGAGTTCCccattctctctcttgcctaCTGTGGTGGTGCGAACCATCGCGAGGTGGTCGTGAGCTCCTCGTCGGACGGCACGATAGGGACGTgggacggcgtcggcgtgctgctgcagaacgTCCTCCTTTCGCGCCATTACGCTTCTTGCCTAGACCTCACAAACCGCGGCCATACCCTGATCGTCGGCGCGGTGGGGCGGTACACAAACACCCCGCCGGCCGTGATCTTTTACAACGAAGATGGCAATCGCAAGGCACAGTGGCAGGAGTGCGGCGGCACTGAGCCCGACGACGCTAACTTTATCTCTAGCCTCAAGTGTCTGAAGGACTCGTCCGGGTCGCGGTACTGCGTCGGCGTGCAAACGTCAAACGCAAACTCCCTCATGATCTTCGACGGCCAACACGTGACGCAGCGCTACTTTGATCACACGGACATCATCACAGCCATTCACGTTCCCAGCGACCGCGAGAACCTGGTCATCACCGGGTCTCGCGACTGCTCGACGCTGATCTACGATCTCCGAGACCCCCGCAACGTCAGCGCGGCAACGCACCACACGAACACTGTTTCCTGCATCACGAGCTGTGACAACAGCCTGTTCACGGCCGGGCTCGACAAGCGCGTTGTGGTGGAGGACTTCCGAATGCTGCGTAGCCCAAACGTGCAGCGCGACATGGAGAGCGCCGTGCTGAGTATGTCTGTTAGCAATTCTCTACAgtgcgccgtggcgacgcTTACTGGCGTGTACCTGATCAACTTTTCTAGCAACACCTCCGTACCCACGTCGTCGCGCTCCGATTGTGGCGGGAGTGCCTCTCGCTACAACGCCGTGTGCTGGAACAATGCCGGCACCATcctcttcggcggcggcgaggcacaCACGCTGGATTTGTTTGCCCCTGCGTACGAGCTAAACTCCTTTGAGGTTTAA
- a CDS encoding putative 60S ribosomal protein L17, with the protein MTHYSRKPQVSSKSAKAKVSDLRCHYKNTFETANVINGMPLRKAQQLYRQVLAKTRCIPFKRYNGKIGRTAQAKEWGQTKGRWPRKSVVAMMSLLKNAEANAIEKGLDPNQMVIKHVQVDQAARMRRRTYRAHGRITPYMCSPCHVQLFMSEKKERVPTPKSAPKK; encoded by the coding sequence ATGACGCACTACTCCCGAAAGCCGCAGGTGTCGTCGAAGAGCGCCAAGGCGAAGGTTAGCGACCTCCGCTGCCACTACAAGAACACCTTCGAGACCGCAAATGTGATCAACGGCATGCCGCTTCGCAAGGCTCAGCAGCTTTACCGTCAGGTGCTCGCCAAGACCCGCTGCATCCCGTTCAAGCGCTACAACGGCAAGATCGGCCGCACCGCTCAGGCGAAGGAGTGGGGCCAGACCAAGGGCCGCTGGCCGCGTAAGTCCGTCGTAGCGATGATGTCGCTGCTCAAGAACGCCGAGGCCAACGCCATCGAGAAGGGTCTTGACCCCAACCAGATGGTCATCAAGCACGTCCAGGTGGACCAGGCTGCCcgcatgcgccgccgcacgtacCGTGCCCACGGTCGCATCACGCCGTACATGTGCAGCCCCTGCCACGTGCAGCTGTTCATGTCGGAGAAGAAGGAGCGCGTCCCGACCCCGAAGAGCGCCCCCAAGAAGTGA
- a CDS encoding putative clathrin coat assembly protein: MNSTDTKQSAGYFKEKATIGLSTFSGDEIVKAILKTTSHLLKAPKEKYMQKLLAASYGQYGSGLREGLPLNEFIVRELEKRSHTHNWIVVLKTMVSFHRLMCDASDNMVETICCYRHVFKPSKIKNLADTADGAGQAYFITQYMTYLEERCLMQSALGKGRRIEIREFEEYLETLNSNSLRPVFEILLRLFEAVPEVEYREAVVNNFCTMEAYQLLIRDGKQLFQHLAKRVIFVLDGFEEFSLPEKRCWFDLYRRYASAFVSVKQYFDSILCSSRVFLEPVPQLKPLPESLLTRLEGDIRASEMAKERPCTLESLGICSSEDSRVDTKDEKIPPPRPPEPAVVKQPEAVTTSTPAAPAFSLDDLFVLNQEPTKPVQPSSCPASWTPAPPAATSFQQGSEQFQWEAGVPQNWGSGGPTTLRSNASPPGPSPPHAFSGGAPPPAGEGALYPLVQSPSKQPPPPVHFKKPADPFKDLYDSCHLESK; the protein is encoded by the coding sequence ATGAACAGTACAGATACAAAGCAGAGTGCCGGCTACTTTAAGGAAAAGGCGACGATCGGCTTGAGCACCTTCAGTGGTGATGAAATAGTAAAGGCTATTTTGAAGACTACCAGCCATCTTCTGAAGGCACCGAAGGAAAAGTACATGCagaagctgctggcggcTTCGTACGGGCAGTATGGATCTGGATTGAGAGAGGGGCTTCCGCTCAATGAGTTCATTGTCCgcgagctggagaagcgaTCTCACACGCACAACTGGATTGTAGTGCTGAAGACGATGGTCTCTTTTCATCGGCTGATGTGTGATGCGTCGGACAATATGGTGGAAACGATCTGCTGCTACAGACATGTGTTTAAACCCTCAAAAATCAAGAACCTGGCTGACACCGCCGACGGGGCTGGGCAAGCGTATTTTATTACTCAGTACATGACCTATCTGGAGGAGCGCTGTCTTATGCAGAGTGCTCTCGGGAAGGGTCGGCGCATTGAGATTCGTGAGTTTGAGGAGTACCTGGAGACGCTGAATTCAAACTCGCTGCGGCCGGTGTTTGAAATTCTGCTTCGACTCTTCGAGGCGGTGCCAGAAGTCGAGTACCGTGAGGCTGTGGTGAACAACTTTTGCACCATGGAGGCGTATCAGCTGCTGATCCGGGACGGAAAGCAACTCTTTCAGCACTTGGCGAAGCGTGTGATCTTTGTACTCGATGGATTTGAGGAGTTTTCGCTGCCTGAGAAGCGGTGCTGGTTTGACCTGTACCGCAGATATGCCAGTGCATTTGTTTCTGTCAAGCAGTACTTCGATTCCATTTTGTGTTCCTCGCGCGTTTTTCTGGAGCCAGTGCCGCAGTTAAAGCCGCTACCGGAGTCCTTGCTGACTCGTTTGGAGGGTGACATACGCGCCAGTGAAATGGCAAAGGAGCGACCGTGCACGCTGGAGAGCCTCGGTATTTGCAGCAGCGAGGATTCGCGCGTTGATACAAAGGATGAGAAGattccaccgccgcgcccgccAGAGCCGGCTGTGGTAAAGCAGCCGGAAGCTGTCACCACTAGCacgccagcggcaccggcgttTTCATTGGATGACCTTTTTGTGCTGAATCAGGAGCCAACGAAGCCAGTGCAGCCTTCTTCCTGTCCTGCCTCTTGGACACCTGCACCACCGGCGGCCACGTCGTTCCAGCAGGGCTCCGAGCAATTTCAGTGGGAAGCTGGCGTGCCGCAGAACTGGGGATCTGGCGGCCCTACCACCCTCCGATCAAACGCGTCGCCACCagggccgtcgccgccgcatgcTTTTTCAGGCGgtgcaccaccgcctgctggagaaggcgctcTGTACCCTCTGGTGCAATCGCCGTcgaagcagccgccgccgccggtgcacTTCAAGAAGCCGGCGGATCCGTTTAAGGACTTGTACGATAGCTGCCACTTGGAATCCAAGTAG